Proteins encoded together in one Streptomyces sp. B1I3 window:
- a CDS encoding arabinogalactan endo-1,4-beta-galactosidase, which produces MYGTTHTRAKAAGAVAALSGLVFAALPAQAAHAATAPVNTGFESGASGWSTYSAGGQNAASFTETGGHGGSTRLSHWSASAYKVETYQYLSGLTDGTYTLSAWVRSGGGQNSAYIALRNCGSAEQRTDLPPTANGAWVRLVTSVKVSGGSCTISLNSDAHAGEWANFDDITFTPGSTGLSVRGGDLSTLAKNEAYGAKYRNASGTAGDALSILKSSGMNYVRLKVWVNPADGYNDKAHVLAMAKRAKALGMKTLVDFHYSDAWADPGKQNKPAAWAGHNYGQLRTDVYNHTYDVLNALKAQGTTADMVQIGNETNAGMLWPEGSTDNWSQLAGLLTSGANAAKAVSSGTKVALHLAKGGDNAGTRWWFDNAVAYKVPFDVIALSYYGYWHGSLSELQTNLDDAASRYGKPVLVAETAYAHTLADADGLENNVATADQLVTGYPATPAGQAANLRDVMNVVEAVPNGRGLGAVYWEPAWTAVKGSGWDPADPSSGNAWENQAVFDYNGRLLPAAAWFSHR; this is translated from the coding sequence AAGGCGGCGGGGGCGGTGGCCGCACTCTCCGGCCTCGTGTTCGCCGCGCTCCCCGCCCAGGCCGCCCATGCGGCCACCGCCCCCGTCAACACCGGCTTCGAGTCGGGCGCGTCCGGCTGGTCGACGTACTCCGCCGGCGGGCAGAACGCCGCCTCCTTCACCGAGACGGGCGGCCACGGCGGCAGCACCCGGCTCAGCCACTGGTCGGCCTCGGCGTACAAGGTCGAGACCTACCAGTACCTGAGCGGCCTCACCGACGGCACGTACACGCTCAGCGCCTGGGTCCGCTCCGGCGGAGGCCAGAACTCCGCCTACATCGCCCTGCGCAACTGCGGGTCCGCCGAGCAGCGCACCGACCTGCCGCCGACCGCGAACGGCGCCTGGGTCCGGCTCGTGACGTCCGTCAAGGTGAGCGGCGGCTCCTGCACCATCAGCCTCAACTCCGACGCACACGCTGGGGAGTGGGCGAACTTCGACGACATCACCTTCACGCCCGGAAGCACCGGGCTGAGCGTCAGGGGTGGTGACCTCTCCACGCTCGCGAAGAACGAGGCGTACGGCGCGAAGTACCGCAACGCGAGCGGAACGGCCGGGGACGCCTTGAGTATCCTCAAGAGCTCCGGGATGAACTACGTACGCCTCAAGGTGTGGGTGAACCCGGCCGACGGCTACAACGACAAGGCCCACGTCCTCGCCATGGCCAAGCGCGCCAAGGCCCTCGGCATGAAGACCCTCGTCGACTTCCACTACTCCGACGCCTGGGCCGACCCGGGCAAGCAGAACAAGCCGGCCGCCTGGGCCGGCCACAACTACGGCCAACTGCGCACCGACGTCTACAACCACACCTACGACGTGCTGAACGCCCTGAAGGCGCAGGGGACCACGGCCGACATGGTGCAGATCGGCAACGAGACCAACGCCGGGATGCTGTGGCCCGAAGGCTCCACCGACAACTGGTCTCAGCTGGCCGGCCTCCTGACCTCGGGAGCGAACGCCGCCAAGGCGGTCTCCTCCGGTACGAAGGTCGCGCTGCACCTCGCCAAGGGCGGCGACAACGCGGGCACCCGCTGGTGGTTCGACAACGCCGTGGCGTACAAGGTGCCGTTCGACGTCATCGCCCTCTCCTACTACGGCTACTGGCACGGCTCGCTGTCCGAGCTCCAGACCAACCTCGACGACGCCGCCTCCCGCTACGGGAAGCCGGTGCTGGTCGCCGAGACCGCCTACGCCCACACGCTCGCCGACGCCGACGGCCTGGAGAACAACGTGGCCACCGCCGACCAGCTGGTCACCGGCTACCCGGCGACCCCGGCCGGCCAGGCGGCGAACCTCCGGGACGTCATGAACGTCGTCGAAGCCGTCCCGAACGGCCGGGGGCTCGGTGCCGTGTACTGGGAGCCCGCCTGGACCGCCGTGAAGGGCAGCGGCTGGGACCCCGCCGACCCGTCCTCGGGCAACGCGTGGGAGAACCAGGCGGTGTTCGACTACAACGGCAGGCTGCTCCCGGCGGCAGCCTGGTTCTCGCACAGGTAG
- a CDS encoding zinc-binding dehydrogenase has product MGMPETMRAVRIAAHGGPEVLEPAEVAVPAPQTGEVLVQVGAVALNNTDLWTREGAYGRPGDPKALSGWRGPIDFPRIQGADVAGRVVAVGADVDEGLVGRRVVVDPAIYDTEGPDANPVGLMGSERDGGYAEYVTAPVAQVHDVTESPLTDDQLATLPTAYGTALGMIERGRLTKGETVLVSGASGGVGIALIQIARARGARVLAISSGSKIDAVREAGAHEVLDRARDVAEQIRAVAPEGFDVALDVVAGDLVGEGLPLLREGGRWVVAGALGGYDVSFDVRRLYLHNAQVIGSAMHTPTHFGLLMDLARRAEIQPVVAARFPLDQAGRAQEELARRGHVGKIVMHP; this is encoded by the coding sequence ATGGGCATGCCCGAGACCATGCGCGCAGTGCGGATCGCAGCGCACGGAGGGCCGGAGGTCCTCGAACCGGCGGAGGTGGCCGTGCCTGCCCCGCAGACGGGTGAGGTGCTGGTCCAGGTCGGCGCGGTGGCACTGAACAACACCGACCTGTGGACCCGCGAGGGTGCCTACGGCCGCCCCGGAGACCCGAAGGCGCTGTCGGGCTGGCGAGGCCCGATCGACTTCCCGCGGATCCAGGGTGCCGATGTGGCCGGCCGGGTCGTGGCGGTCGGGGCCGACGTGGACGAGGGCCTCGTCGGTCGCCGGGTGGTCGTCGACCCGGCGATCTACGACACCGAAGGGCCGGACGCGAACCCGGTGGGCCTGATGGGGAGCGAACGCGACGGCGGCTACGCCGAGTACGTGACCGCGCCGGTGGCGCAGGTGCATGACGTGACGGAGTCCCCGCTCACGGACGATCAGCTCGCGACGCTGCCGACCGCCTACGGCACGGCGCTGGGCATGATCGAACGGGGCCGGCTGACGAAGGGGGAGACCGTCCTGGTCTCGGGAGCGTCCGGCGGTGTCGGCATCGCGTTGATCCAGATCGCCCGTGCACGCGGCGCGAGGGTGCTCGCCATCAGCAGCGGATCCAAGATCGATGCGGTGCGCGAGGCGGGCGCACACGAAGTCCTCGACCGCGCACGAGACGTCGCCGAGCAGATTCGCGCCGTCGCCCCGGAGGGCTTCGACGTCGCCCTCGACGTCGTCGCCGGGGACCTGGTGGGTGAAGGGCTGCCGCTGCTGCGCGAAGGCGGCCGGTGGGTCGTCGCCGGCGCGCTCGGCGGGTACGACGTGAGCTTCGACGTGCGCCGTCTCTACCTGCACAACGCCCAGGTGATCGGCTCCGCGATGCACACGCCCACGCACTTCGGCCTCCTCATGGACCTGGCTCGTCGCGCCGAGATCCAGCCCGTCGTCGCCGCGAGGTTCCCTCTGGACCAGGCTGGCCGGGCGCAGGAGGAACTCGCCCGCAGGGGGCACGTGGGAAAGATCGTCATGCACCCCTAG
- a CDS encoding TetR/AcrR family transcriptional regulator: MQEARPLTPAGRRIVAAAEELFYDRGITAVGVDLIAEHSGVTKRTLYNQFGSKDHLVAVYLAGRDQRWRSLVRAAVDACDSPVEAVTAPFDALRTWSGTSTRGCAFINALAELPDPSHPAHRIAADQKLWLLHLFEELATAAGCSGPAALATRLLVLHEGVLATQPLPLDTLSASTDLARAMVRAAA; encoded by the coding sequence ATGCAGGAAGCACGGCCCCTGACGCCGGCCGGCCGGCGCATCGTGGCGGCTGCCGAGGAGCTGTTCTACGACCGCGGAATCACAGCGGTCGGCGTGGATCTGATCGCTGAGCACTCAGGGGTGACCAAGCGGACCCTGTACAACCAGTTCGGTTCGAAGGACCACCTCGTGGCGGTCTACCTCGCGGGACGTGACCAGCGCTGGCGGTCACTCGTCCGCGCTGCCGTCGACGCCTGCGACAGCCCCGTCGAGGCCGTCACCGCCCCCTTCGACGCACTGCGGACCTGGAGCGGAACCAGCACCCGCGGATGCGCGTTCATCAACGCCCTGGCCGAACTCCCGGACCCCTCGCATCCCGCGCACCGCATCGCCGCGGACCAGAAGCTCTGGCTGCTGCACCTGTTCGAGGAACTCGCCACCGCGGCGGGCTGTTCGGGCCCTGCCGCCCTCGCCACCCGGCTGCTCGTCCTGCACGAGGGCGTCCTCGCCACGCAGCCGCTCCCGCTCGACACACTTTCGGCAAGCACCGACCTGGCACGAGCCATGGTTCGAGCCGCCGCGTGA